In a genomic window of Curtobacterium flaccumfaciens pv. betae:
- a CDS encoding neutral zinc metallopeptidase produces MTFNDDSRLRGGKVKRRGRTTAIGGGAVGVGAIVVFLIAQFTGFDLSGIVGGGNGLTTIQQEGESADAAPECRTGRDANLRVECRMEGAAESLDAYWTSEARSLGISYTSPEFFLFQDSTDTSCGQASAATGPFYCPPDRAIFLDTAFYDDLQSQYGSSGGPLAQMYVVAHEWGHHVQQLQGSFANTDRSGTGASSGSVRVELQADCYAGAWVGDAATTKDANGETFFEPITRSQITDALSAASAVGDDSIQERATGRVDPDSFTHGSSEQRQRWFLRGYQQGATSCDTLSVPGSAL; encoded by the coding sequence ATGACGTTCAACGACGACTCCCGACTCCGGGGCGGCAAGGTCAAGCGGCGGGGTCGCACCACGGCGATCGGCGGAGGCGCCGTGGGCGTCGGCGCCATCGTGGTGTTCCTGATCGCGCAGTTCACCGGCTTCGACCTGAGCGGGATCGTCGGCGGCGGCAACGGCCTGACGACGATCCAGCAGGAGGGCGAGTCCGCCGACGCCGCCCCCGAGTGCCGGACCGGGCGCGACGCCAACCTGCGCGTCGAGTGCCGGATGGAGGGCGCGGCCGAGTCGCTCGACGCCTACTGGACGTCCGAGGCGCGGTCGCTCGGCATCTCGTACACGTCACCGGAGTTCTTCCTGTTCCAGGACTCCACCGACACCTCGTGCGGGCAGGCCTCGGCCGCGACCGGCCCGTTCTACTGCCCGCCGGACCGTGCGATCTTCCTGGACACCGCGTTCTACGACGACCTGCAGTCGCAGTACGGCTCGTCCGGCGGTCCGCTCGCGCAGATGTACGTCGTCGCACACGAGTGGGGCCACCACGTGCAGCAGCTGCAGGGGTCGTTCGCGAACACCGACCGCTCCGGCACGGGTGCGTCGTCGGGCAGTGTCCGCGTCGAGCTGCAGGCGGACTGCTACGCCGGGGCCTGGGTCGGCGACGCCGCCACGACGAAGGACGCGAACGGCGAGACCTTCTTCGAACCGATCACCCGCTCTCAGATCACCGACGCCCTGTCGGCGGCGAGCGCCGTGGGCGACGACAGCATCCAGGAGCGCGCGACCGGCCGCGTCGACCCGGACTCGTTCACGCACGGGTCGAGCGAGCAGCGACAGCGCTGGTTCCTGCGGGGCTACCAGCAGGGCGCGACGAGCTGCGACACCCTGAGCGTCCCGGGTTCGGCCCTGTAG
- a CDS encoding DsbA family protein, with the protein MNNRPEGAARAARNERREAARQRAQRARTQQKRRQRGVRLGLQIGLGVVLLAAATIVTLVLVDSVKPAGPGPSTMSQGGITIGQGLKPVAASASGSASASPSSAATDGAGTVRITLYVDYLCPGCGQFEQANGDYIKDLVDSGAATVDIHPVAILSNRSQGTKYSLRAANAAACVAEHSPNQFYAVNQALFAKQPDEGTAGLTDAELTDVVTGVQGLQERSAVRSCIADQDYAKWVDEQTTAVSGGTIPGSTLKEFPGTPLVLVNGQRYELTSPVTNDDFRTFVVTAAGATDATPTPTPSATPSATPTKR; encoded by the coding sequence ATGAACAACCGCCCCGAGGGTGCCGCCCGCGCCGCGCGGAACGAGCGCCGTGAAGCCGCCCGCCAGCGAGCCCAGCGTGCCCGGACCCAGCAGAAGCGACGCCAGCGTGGTGTCCGGCTCGGCCTGCAGATCGGGCTCGGGGTCGTGCTCCTCGCCGCGGCGACGATCGTCACGCTCGTGCTGGTCGACTCCGTGAAGCCCGCCGGCCCGGGCCCGTCGACCATGTCGCAGGGCGGGATCACCATCGGGCAGGGTCTGAAGCCCGTCGCGGCGTCCGCGTCCGGATCGGCCTCCGCGTCGCCGAGCAGCGCCGCGACCGACGGCGCCGGCACCGTCCGGATCACCCTGTACGTCGACTACCTCTGCCCGGGCTGCGGCCAGTTCGAGCAGGCGAACGGCGACTACATCAAGGACCTCGTCGACTCCGGTGCGGCCACGGTCGACATCCACCCCGTCGCGATCCTGTCGAACCGCTCGCAGGGCACGAAGTACTCCCTCCGCGCCGCGAACGCCGCCGCCTGCGTGGCCGAGCACTCCCCGAACCAGTTCTACGCGGTGAACCAGGCGCTCTTCGCGAAGCAGCCGGACGAGGGCACCGCGGGCCTGACGGACGCCGAGCTCACCGACGTCGTCACGGGCGTGCAGGGGCTGCAGGAACGCAGCGCCGTCCGGAGCTGCATCGCCGACCAGGACTACGCCAAGTGGGTGGACGAGCAGACGACGGCGGTGTCCGGGGGCACGATCCCCGGCTCGACGCTCAAGGAGTTCCCCGGCACCCCGCTCGTGCTCGTGAACGGGCAGCGCTACGAGCTGACCTCCCCGGTCACGAACGACGACTTCCGCACCTTCGTGGTGACGGCCGCCGGGGCGACCGACGCGACCCCGACGCCCACGCCCAGCGCGACCCCGTCTGCCACGCCGACCAAGCGCTGA
- a CDS encoding aldo/keto reductase, which translates to MDYRLLGNSGTSVSTLTLGTMTFGSEADEPTSHAILDAFVAAGGTLVDTADVYSGNESERIIGRWLAAHPTEAAQVVLATKGRFPQGDGPNDLGLSRRHLRVALDASLERLGVDHIDLYQMHAWDALTPIEETLRFLDDAVSAGKIGSYGFSNYLGYQVTKAVYEAKAHGWAPPVTLQPQYNLLVRDIEHEVVPACLDAGIGLLPWSPLAGGWLSGKYQRDEAPSGATRLGENPQRGMEAWEARNGDERTWEVLDAVSEVADAHDASKSQVALAWLLARPAVTSVILGVRTLSQLEDNLGAADLVLTDDELDRLTDASAPRIDDYPYGTAGVAQRERKITGGR; encoded by the coding sequence ATGGACTACAGACTCCTCGGCAACAGCGGGACATCGGTGTCGACGCTGACCCTCGGCACCATGACGTTCGGCAGCGAAGCCGACGAACCCACCTCACACGCCATCCTCGACGCCTTCGTGGCCGCCGGTGGCACGCTCGTCGACACGGCGGACGTCTACTCCGGCAACGAGTCCGAGCGGATCATCGGCCGCTGGCTCGCAGCACACCCCACCGAGGCTGCGCAGGTCGTCCTCGCCACCAAGGGCCGGTTCCCGCAGGGCGACGGCCCGAACGACCTCGGCCTGTCCCGACGACACCTTCGCGTGGCCCTCGACGCCTCGCTCGAGCGGCTCGGCGTCGACCACATCGACCTGTACCAGATGCACGCGTGGGACGCCCTGACCCCCATCGAGGAGACCCTGCGGTTCCTCGACGACGCCGTGTCCGCCGGCAAGATCGGCTCCTACGGGTTCTCGAACTACCTCGGCTACCAGGTCACCAAGGCCGTCTACGAGGCGAAGGCCCACGGCTGGGCACCGCCCGTCACCCTGCAGCCGCAGTACAACCTGCTCGTCCGCGACATCGAGCACGAGGTCGTGCCCGCCTGCCTCGACGCCGGCATCGGTCTGCTGCCCTGGTCGCCGCTGGCCGGCGGTTGGCTCTCCGGCAAGTACCAGCGCGACGAGGCCCCGTCCGGCGCCACCCGCCTGGGCGAGAACCCGCAGCGCGGCATGGAGGCGTGGGAAGCCCGCAACGGTGACGAGCGCACGTGGGAGGTGCTCGACGCCGTCTCCGAGGTGGCCGACGCCCACGACGCGTCGAAGTCGCAGGTCGCACTCGCCTGGCTGCTGGCCCGGCCCGCGGTCACGAGCGTGATCCTGGGCGTCCGTACCCTGTCGCAGCTCGAGGACAACCTCGGTGCCGCGGACCTGGTGCTCACCGACGACGAGCTCGACCGGCTGACCGACGCCAGCGCTCCCCGCATCGACGACTACCCCTACGGCACGGCCGGCGTCGCGCAGCGGGAGCGGAAGATCACCGGGGGGCGCTGA
- the msrB gene encoding peptide-methionine (R)-S-oxide reductase MsrB, translating to MAYNVDKSDAQWREELSPDQYAVLRQAGTERPWTGELLDEERAGVYTCAACNAELFKSGTKFDSGCGWPSFYESVNPDAVQLIEDNSLGMARTEVRCANCGSHLGHVFPDGFGTPTGDRYCMNSISLNFSEKSGE from the coding sequence ATGGCATACAACGTCGACAAGTCCGACGCCCAGTGGCGCGAGGAGCTCTCCCCGGACCAGTACGCCGTCCTCCGCCAGGCGGGGACCGAACGACCGTGGACCGGTGAACTCCTCGACGAGGAGCGCGCCGGCGTCTACACCTGTGCGGCCTGCAACGCGGAGCTGTTCAAGAGCGGCACGAAGTTCGACTCCGGCTGCGGCTGGCCGTCGTTCTACGAGTCGGTGAACCCGGACGCCGTGCAGCTCATCGAGGACAACTCCCTCGGCATGGCCCGCACCGAGGTCCGTTGCGCGAACTGCGGTTCGCACCTGGGCCACGTGTTCCCGGACGGGTTCGGCACCCCCACGGGTGACCGGTACTGCATGAACTCGATCTCGCTGAACTTCTCGGAGAAGTCGGGCGAGTGA
- a CDS encoding NAD(P)H-hydrate epimerase, with the protein MSSQAYRGSVVAMDGYGGDQIRAAERPHLDAGEPLMQRAADGLARIVGDLLDDPAVRPVDGPGSVLVLAGSGDNGGDALFAGARLAAAGRHVAVLRVGSRVHEAGLAAALDAGARLLDGPSGASGPNAGGAADILRAAGRSDGERLADVATEAALEADLVLDGILGIGARGANALRSPAREVVDAIRELARDQRAPFVVAVDVPSGIDVDTGGVADDHVLHADVTVTFGGVKAGLLTGPAATLAGRIELVDVGIGADLATTEPLIRT; encoded by the coding sequence ATGTCCTCTCAAGCGTATCGGGGCAGTGTGGTGGCCATGGACGGCTACGGCGGCGATCAGATCCGGGCGGCGGAACGCCCCCACCTCGACGCGGGGGAACCCCTGATGCAGCGCGCCGCCGACGGGCTCGCGCGCATCGTCGGCGACCTGCTGGACGACCCGGCCGTGCGGCCGGTCGACGGGCCGGGATCCGTCCTCGTGCTCGCCGGCAGCGGCGACAACGGCGGTGACGCCCTGTTCGCGGGTGCCCGCCTGGCAGCGGCCGGGAGGCACGTGGCGGTCCTGCGCGTCGGCTCCCGTGTCCACGAGGCCGGCCTGGCAGCGGCGCTGGACGCCGGCGCCCGTCTGCTCGACGGCCCGTCCGGCGCCTCCGGACCGAACGCGGGCGGAGCGGCCGACATCCTGCGAGCCGCCGGCCGGAGCGACGGCGAACGCCTGGCGGACGTCGCGACCGAGGCGGCGCTCGAGGCCGACCTGGTGCTCGACGGCATCCTCGGCATCGGGGCACGGGGCGCGAACGCGCTGCGGTCCCCCGCACGCGAGGTCGTGGACGCCATCCGTGAACTCGCTCGCGACCAGCGTGCGCCGTTCGTCGTCGCGGTGGACGTGCCGAGCGGCATCGACGTGGACACCGGCGGCGTCGCGGACGACCACGTCCTGCACGCCGACGTCACCGTCACCTTCGGCGGTGTGAAGGCCGGCCTGCTGACCGGACCCGCCGCCACCCTCGCCGGGCGGATCGAACTCGTCGACGTCGGGATCGGCGCGGACCTGGCGACGACGGAGCCGCTGATCCGCACCTGA
- a CDS encoding alpha/beta fold hydrolase — protein MSLVPEAPRPRFVMSPDGLRLATYDFGDPDAPAVIAVHGFASGAVLNWHASGWTRHLVRAGYRVLALDQRGHGASAKPHDPGAYSMDLLVADVTTVIDTYLLDDVAFLGYSLGARVGWHTAERLPGRISRAVFGGIPDADPMRRVRVDQAKAYIADGTPIADRVTNGYLTMAGNVEGNDLGALVAMVEGMRNSIEPTPENAPAQPLLIAAGSEDGIRDSAVRLAEAAPDATFFEIPGRNHFNAPTSRPFREAALRFLSAPR, from the coding sequence ATGTCACTCGTCCCCGAAGCGCCCCGCCCCCGGTTCGTGATGTCGCCCGACGGGCTGCGACTCGCGACCTACGACTTCGGCGACCCCGACGCCCCGGCCGTCATCGCGGTGCACGGCTTCGCGTCCGGTGCGGTGCTCAACTGGCACGCCTCGGGCTGGACGCGGCACCTGGTCCGTGCCGGGTACCGGGTCCTGGCGCTCGACCAGCGCGGGCACGGCGCGAGCGCGAAGCCGCACGACCCGGGTGCCTACTCGATGGACCTGCTCGTCGCCGACGTCACCACGGTCATCGACACGTACCTGCTCGACGACGTCGCGTTCCTCGGCTACTCGCTCGGCGCACGGGTCGGCTGGCACACCGCCGAGCGGCTGCCGGGCCGGATCTCGCGCGCGGTGTTCGGCGGGATCCCGGACGCCGACCCGATGCGTCGCGTGCGCGTCGACCAGGCGAAGGCGTACATCGCCGACGGCACCCCCATCGCGGACCGCGTCACCAACGGCTACCTCACGATGGCGGGCAACGTCGAGGGCAACGACCTCGGCGCGCTCGTGGCCATGGTCGAGGGGATGCGGAACAGCATCGAGCCGACCCCGGAGAACGCCCCGGCGCAGCCGCTCCTGATCGCCGCGGGCAGCGAGGACGGCATCCGCGACAGCGCGGTCCGGCTCGCCGAGGCCGCACCGGACGCCACGTTCTTCGAGATCCCGGGGCGCAACCACTTCAACGCCCCGACCTCGCGGCCGTTCCGCGAAGCGGCGCTGCGGTTCCTGTCCGCCCCGCGCTGA
- a CDS encoding glycerol dehydrogenase: MATPISTVMSPARYVQGKDAITRVGEFIAPIGKRPLIVADDVVWGIVETAVTESFRSADLAVERVGFGRFATPEAVDELVEQIRAKDADVIVGLGGGSAIDAAKAAGHLAGIRWASVPTAASTDAPTSALAVIYTAEGEFIEYRFFPHNPDLVLIDTRLVANAPVQFLVAGIGDALATWVEARAAKRANADTMAGGLQTQTGVALAELSWKLLHENALQAIEAVKAKVVTPALEKVVEANTLLSGLGFESGGLAAAHAIHNGLTAAPQAHGLAHGQKVNIGTIAQLVLEGAPAEEIEDFVVFTTKVGLPNTLTEIGLTVDDRDVLRAVAEAATVEGETIHNMPFPVTPELVVDALVAIEGIARSIRAEHGLPEPVLYEHH, encoded by the coding sequence ATGGCCACTCCCATCAGCACCGTGATGAGCCCTGCCCGCTACGTCCAGGGCAAGGACGCGATCACCCGCGTCGGCGAGTTCATCGCCCCGATCGGCAAGCGGCCCCTGATCGTCGCCGACGACGTGGTCTGGGGCATCGTCGAGACCGCCGTCACCGAGAGCTTCCGATCCGCCGACCTGGCCGTGGAGCGGGTCGGGTTCGGCCGCTTCGCCACCCCCGAGGCCGTCGACGAGCTCGTCGAGCAGATCCGCGCGAAGGACGCCGACGTCATCGTGGGGCTCGGCGGTGGCTCCGCGATCGACGCCGCGAAGGCCGCTGGGCACCTCGCCGGCATCCGGTGGGCCAGCGTGCCGACGGCCGCGTCCACCGACGCCCCGACCTCGGCGCTCGCCGTCATCTACACCGCCGAGGGCGAGTTCATCGAGTACCGCTTCTTCCCGCACAACCCGGACCTGGTGCTCATCGACACCAGGCTCGTCGCCAACGCGCCGGTGCAGTTCCTGGTCGCGGGCATCGGCGACGCGCTGGCGACCTGGGTCGAGGCCCGTGCCGCGAAGCGCGCCAACGCCGACACCATGGCCGGCGGCCTGCAGACCCAGACCGGCGTCGCGCTCGCCGAGCTGTCGTGGAAGCTCCTGCACGAGAACGCCCTGCAGGCCATCGAAGCCGTCAAGGCCAAGGTCGTCACCCCGGCGCTCGAGAAGGTCGTCGAGGCGAACACGCTGCTGTCCGGCCTGGGCTTCGAGTCCGGTGGGCTCGCCGCCGCCCACGCGATCCACAACGGACTGACCGCGGCTCCGCAGGCGCACGGCCTGGCGCACGGGCAGAAGGTGAACATCGGGACGATCGCCCAGCTGGTGCTCGAGGGTGCCCCGGCCGAGGAGATCGAGGACTTCGTCGTCTTCACCACGAAGGTCGGCCTGCCGAACACCCTGACCGAGATCGGCCTGACGGTGGACGACCGTGACGTGCTGCGCGCCGTGGCCGAGGCCGCGACGGTGGAGGGCGAGACCATCCACAACATGCCGTTCCCGGTGACGCCGGAGCTCGTGGTCGACGCCCTGGTCGCCATCGAGGGCATCGCGCGCAGCATCCGCGCCGAGCACGGTCTGCCGGAGCCCGTGCTGTACGAGCACCACTGA